One window of Deltaproteobacteria bacterium genomic DNA carries:
- the purD gene encoding phosphoribosylamine--glycine ligase has translation MKVLVYGSGGRDHCLADSYADSQHVDKVYLVPGNPGVLYTPKGKRKLIEVVRLEDFGAVAEFCKEKKIDLVDVGSENPLGEGLIDVLNEKGIRTVGPKKEYVRLEADRAFTDDLLTRIGVPKPEYRVFDDPAEAKAYVRNIGYQVVVKANGLAAGKGAIVCEDVPDAEAAVERIMVERAFGDSGNRVVIEERKYGTEISFFAYLDGEHVMPLKMFAQDYKPAFDPDDTESIAKFGGNLNTGGTGCYCPHKLVSPWLVNRIVKEIVNPTVNAIYNDLGWAYKGVVYFGLNLDPYDNLEVFEINVRHGDPEWEVLARKLSTDLFEIGTAVWEGTLDTVRQVWNKQYYVDVIAMEGRSKASRGWNKGYPGRYGKGHKILGLEDLEKGVAVYFAGVDEDPEKGLVTFGGRVLHVIAGDSTLEDARKKAYRNIEKLTFADHNNEGKNCMRYRKTIGL, from the coding sequence ATGAAAGTATTGGTTTACGGTTCAGGAGGAAGGGACCACTGCCTGGCGGACAGCTATGCCGACAGTCAGCATGTGGACAAAGTTTACCTGGTCCCGGGTAACCCTGGAGTTCTTTATACGCCCAAGGGAAAAAGGAAACTAATCGAGGTGGTGAGGCTTGAGGATTTCGGGGCCGTCGCTGAATTTTGCAAAGAGAAGAAGATCGACCTCGTGGATGTTGGCAGTGAAAATCCGCTGGGTGAAGGCCTGATCGATGTCCTGAACGAGAAAGGGATTCGAACCGTAGGCCCAAAAAAGGAATATGTACGCCTGGAGGCTGATAGGGCCTTCACCGATGATCTGCTCACGCGTATCGGTGTCCCCAAGCCCGAGTACCGTGTCTTTGATGACCCGGCCGAGGCCAAGGCCTATGTACGCAACATCGGGTACCAGGTGGTGGTCAAGGCCAATGGGCTGGCCGCCGGCAAGGGGGCCATCGTATGTGAGGACGTCCCGGATGCCGAGGCGGCCGTGGAGCGGATCATGGTCGAGAGGGCCTTCGGGGATTCCGGGAACCGGGTGGTCATCGAGGAGCGCAAGTACGGGACCGAGATCTCCTTTTTCGCTTATCTGGACGGGGAACATGTCATGCCCCTCAAGATGTTCGCCCAGGACTACAAGCCGGCCTTTGATCCCGATGACACGGAATCCATAGCGAAATTCGGAGGGAATTTGAACACGGGGGGAACCGGCTGCTATTGCCCCCATAAGCTGGTCAGCCCCTGGCTGGTCAACCGAATCGTTAAGGAGATCGTCAACCCGACGGTCAACGCGATTTACAACGATCTGGGGTGGGCCTACAAAGGGGTTGTCTACTTCGGCTTGAACCTCGATCCTTACGACAATCTTGAGGTATTCGAGATCAATGTTAGGCATGGAGACCCTGAGTGGGAAGTCCTGGCCCGGAAACTCAGCACGGATCTGTTCGAAATCGGGACGGCGGTCTGGGAAGGCACCCTGGACACCGTGCGGCAGGTCTGGAACAAGCAATATTATGTGGACGTGATCGCCATGGAGGGTCGGTCCAAGGCCTCCCGGGGATGGAACAAGGGCTACCCCGGCAGGTATGGAAAGGGACACAAGATCCTGGGTCTCGAGGATCTGGAAAAGGGAGTCGCCGTCTATTTCGCCGGGGTCGACGAAGACCCCGAAAAGGGGCTGGTGACCTTCGGGGGAAGGGTCCTCCATGTGATCGCCGGCGATTCCACTCTGGAGGATGCCCGAAAAAAGGCCTACCGAAACATTGAAAAACTCACCTTCGCGGACCACAACAACGAGGGCAAGAACTGTATGCGGTATCGGAAGACGATCGGCTTATGA
- a CDS encoding SPOR domain-containing protein, whose amino-acid sequence MMLHKARLFPLFFALISFLFLFPGCSKDEQAPPPEQRQKVTGLIKRPIQKPPEEKGTGRNEDKSLDSGSNFQEEGDISRDKPAEPVAEAGPSKDGGSKPPEPESGEAFPSAGENAAGYYVVRKGDTLKGIAGRNDVYGDPLKWPVLYRFNRDRLAFVGPDETAPEKKLREGLRLKIPRREEGRKRTERRWIINVLSSRREAEIIPSALRLIREGYPVYLTRAEVKGEEWIRLRVGFYRSKKEAQAESKKIKAMLQFGDLWVTKVSTAELEEFAGYQENDRENSLQ is encoded by the coding sequence ATGATGCTGCACAAAGCAAGGTTGTTTCCCTTGTTTTTCGCGCTGATTTCTTTTCTCTTCCTGTTTCCCGGGTGTTCGAAGGATGAACAGGCGCCTCCTCCCGAGCAGAGGCAGAAGGTCACGGGCCTGATCAAGAGACCGATTCAGAAACCTCCGGAAGAAAAAGGGACAGGCCGGAATGAAGACAAGTCCCTGGACTCAGGATCCAACTTCCAAGAGGAAGGGGACATCTCCCGTGACAAGCCCGCCGAACCGGTTGCTGAGGCGGGGCCCTCCAAGGATGGGGGATCGAAGCCCCCGGAACCTGAATCCGGAGAAGCCTTCCCTTCCGCTGGAGAAAATGCGGCAGGGTATTATGTGGTCAGGAAAGGTGATACACTCAAAGGGATAGCCGGCAGGAACGATGTTTACGGGGATCCCTTGAAATGGCCGGTCCTTTACCGATTCAACAGGGATCGACTCGCTTTTGTCGGTCCGGATGAAACAGCGCCGGAGAAGAAACTCCGGGAAGGACTTCGACTCAAAATCCCCCGCCGGGAAGAGGGCCGGAAAAGGACTGAGCGGCGGTGGATCATCAACGTCCTTTCCTCCAGGCGCGAAGCGGAAATAATTCCTTCCGCCCTCAGGCTCATCAGGGAAGGATATCCCGTCTATCTCACCCGTGCCGAGGTAAAGGGAGAGGAATGGATCAGGCTCCGGGTGGGGTTTTATCGGAGCAAAAAAGAAGCGCAGGCCGAAAGTAAAAAAATCAAGGCGATGTTGCAATTTGGGGATTTGTGGGTTACGAAGGTCAGCACGGCCGAACTTGAAGAATTCGCAGGATACCAGGAAAACGATCGGGAGAACTCCTTACAATGA
- the coaBC gene encoding bifunctional phosphopantothenoylcysteine decarboxylase/phosphopantothenate--cysteine ligase CoaBC: MMKGRRIVVGVTGGIAAYKAAELVRLLVKAGADTRVAMTAHATRFITPLTFEALSGHRVVWDMWGRETKPLDHIQWGQEADLVVIAPATADFIAKMAHGLGDDFLSSMILAATARILVCPSMNTRMFQNPVVQDNLLSLRNRGYHVMAPGEGELACGTEGPGRLPEPTEILEQIEALVRGKDLEGLRVLVTAGPTQEPIDPVRYITNRSSGKMGYAVAKVAAQRGAEVTLVSGPCDLKPPVGVRLHRVRTTEEMRRAVLKERPGVDVIIKAAAVLDYKPREMSRQKIKKENGTPSLDLVCTPDILAELGKTKDTPPCILVGFAAETEDLLAHASRKLNQKNLDLIVANDVTRKDAGFDADTNQVKILYRDGHTEDLPLMNKEDVADHILDSVKMLWKKEA, translated from the coding sequence ATGATGAAAGGCAGAAGGATCGTGGTGGGGGTCACCGGGGGAATCGCCGCTTACAAGGCTGCGGAATTGGTCCGCCTGCTGGTCAAGGCGGGGGCGGATACCCGGGTGGCCATGACGGCCCACGCAACCAGGTTCATCACCCCTCTTACCTTTGAGGCCCTATCGGGGCATCGGGTCGTCTGGGACATGTGGGGCCGTGAGACCAAACCCCTGGATCATATCCAATGGGGCCAGGAAGCGGACCTCGTGGTCATAGCCCCGGCCACGGCCGACTTTATCGCCAAGATGGCCCACGGCTTGGGAGACGATTTCCTCTCCTCCATGATCCTTGCCGCAACGGCCCGGATCCTGGTCTGCCCCTCCATGAATACCCGGATGTTCCAGAATCCCGTGGTTCAGGATAACCTGCTGTCCCTTCGGAACCGAGGATACCATGTCATGGCACCCGGAGAAGGAGAACTGGCCTGCGGGACCGAAGGGCCGGGGAGACTGCCCGAGCCCACCGAGATCCTGGAACAGATCGAGGCCTTGGTCCGGGGAAAAGATCTCGAAGGTCTCAGGGTCCTGGTAACGGCGGGCCCCACCCAGGAACCCATCGATCCGGTCCGTTATATCACCAACCGCTCCAGCGGAAAGATGGGTTATGCCGTTGCAAAGGTCGCCGCTCAAAGGGGGGCCGAGGTGACCCTGGTGAGCGGTCCCTGCGATTTGAAACCGCCGGTCGGCGTCCGGCTTCATCGGGTCCGGACCACTGAGGAAATGCGGCGGGCCGTCTTGAAGGAGAGGCCGGGGGTCGACGTAATCATAAAGGCGGCTGCTGTTCTCGATTACAAGCCCAGGGAGATGTCCAGACAGAAGATAAAAAAGGAGAACGGGACCCCATCCCTCGATCTGGTATGCACCCCGGATATCCTGGCGGAACTGGGAAAAACAAAGGACACTCCCCCGTGTATTCTCGTGGGCTTTGCGGCCGAGACGGAAGATCTCCTGGCCCATGCCTCCCGGAAATTGAACCAAAAAAACCTCGACCTCATCGTGGCCAATGACGTAACCAGAAAGGACGCCGGGTTCGACGCGGATACCAACCAGGTCAAGATTCTTTATCGGGACGGACACACGGAAGATCTGCCCCTGATGAACAAAGAGGATGTAGCTGATCATATCCTGGACAGCGTGAAGATGTTATGGAAGAAGGAAGCCTGA
- a CDS encoding uracil-DNA glycosylase produces the protein MEEGSLTPREELREIVTQLKNLLTFDHDLGLDAPPLSEASLSYLEKGPSMAGSLETLKEAVMDCRRCRLSQSRTQPVFGEGDPRAQLVFVGEAPGKDEDLSGRPFVGEAGRLLTRIIEKGMNLKREEVYICNVVKCRPPGNRDPQRDEIETCLPFLEKQIRLIRPKVICTLGRIAAKSLLGREFRIKAERGKWQSFMGIPLMPTFHPSYILRKPEMEKTLKGMVWSDIQAVMKRLGLEVRKNAQ, from the coding sequence ATGGAAGAAGGAAGCCTGACCCCCCGGGAAGAACTCAGGGAAATCGTGACCCAGTTGAAAAACCTGCTGACCTTTGACCATGACCTGGGACTCGATGCCCCGCCCCTCTCCGAGGCCTCACTGTCCTACCTGGAAAAGGGGCCCTCCATGGCAGGATCCCTTGAAACCCTCAAGGAAGCCGTCATGGATTGCAGGCGTTGCAGGCTTTCCCAAAGCAGGACCCAGCCCGTGTTCGGCGAGGGAGACCCCCGGGCGCAACTGGTGTTCGTGGGGGAAGCCCCGGGAAAGGACGAAGATCTGAGCGGACGGCCCTTTGTCGGGGAGGCCGGGAGACTGCTTACGAGGATCATAGAAAAAGGGATGAACCTGAAGAGAGAAGAAGTCTATATCTGCAACGTGGTCAAGTGCCGCCCCCCTGGAAACCGGGATCCCCAGAGAGATGAAATCGAGACCTGTCTGCCCTTCCTGGAAAAACAGATCCGCCTGATCCGGCCGAAGGTGATTTGCACTTTGGGTCGAATCGCGGCCAAGAGCCTGCTGGGGAGGGAGTTCCGGATCAAAGCCGAAAGGGGGAAATGGCAATCCTTTATGGGGATTCCACTCATGCCCACCTTTCACCCCTCCTATATCCTGAGAAAACCGGAAATGGAAAAAACCTTGAAAGGCATGGTATGGTCGGACATCCAGGCGGTGATGAAACGGCTGGGATTGGAGGTCAGGAAGAATGCGCAATAG
- a CDS encoding nodulation protein NfeD, translating into MILLAGLALLWGFTTQPARCGEREALILDLEGPISPASASFLTRGLSEAEERDAALVVVRLDTPGGLGSSMRTMVKAILNSPVPVVVYVAPRGAGAASAGVLVTISAHVAAMAPGTNIGAAHPVSAGGKDIEKTMSEKVVNDMASYARGIAKDKGRNSEWVEKAIRESVSITADEAVKKGVVDLVAENLDELLRLIDGREVLVKGQKITLQTGDLVKTYYRTGWRDRVLRTISDPNIAYLLMMIGMAGLFMEIYYPGAIFPGVIGAISLILAFYSFQTLPVNYAGVLLILLAVVLFIAEIKVTSYGFLSLGGLSSLVLGSIMLFDDVKVSLTYLIPTVALIGGFFVLASTLAFRAQFSKPKSGKEGLIGEVGIVKKRIDPEGLVFVHGEYWRAASRDPIESGKKVIVEGMEGLVLEVKEIGEENFSRGPSKSGRS; encoded by the coding sequence ATGATCCTTCTCGCAGGCCTTGCCCTGTTGTGGGGCTTCACGACCCAACCTGCCCGCTGCGGGGAACGGGAGGCCCTGATTCTTGATCTTGAGGGTCCCATCAGTCCAGCCAGCGCCTCTTTTCTCACCAGGGGCCTGAGCGAGGCCGAGGAAAGGGATGCCGCTCTTGTTGTCGTGCGGCTGGATACTCCGGGGGGGTTGGGTTCATCCATGCGGACCATGGTGAAGGCTATCCTGAATTCTCCTGTCCCGGTGGTCGTCTATGTCGCCCCGAGGGGGGCGGGGGCAGCCTCGGCCGGCGTGCTGGTGACCATCTCCGCCCACGTGGCCGCCATGGCGCCGGGGACCAACATAGGCGCGGCCCACCCTGTAAGCGCCGGAGGCAAGGACATTGAAAAGACCATGTCCGAGAAGGTGGTCAACGACATGGCCTCTTATGCCAGGGGCATCGCGAAAGACAAGGGCAGGAATTCGGAGTGGGTCGAGAAGGCCATCAGGGAAAGTGTTTCCATCACCGCAGACGAGGCCGTAAAAAAGGGTGTGGTGGATCTAGTGGCGGAGAACCTGGATGAACTCTTACGGCTGATCGACGGTCGGGAGGTGCTCGTCAAAGGGCAGAAAATCACCTTGCAGACCGGTGACCTTGTGAAAACCTATTATCGTACCGGATGGAGGGACCGGGTCCTTCGAACCATCAGCGACCCGAACATCGCCTACCTCCTCATGATGATCGGGATGGCGGGCCTCTTCATGGAAATCTACTATCCCGGTGCCATTTTCCCTGGGGTCATCGGCGCCATCTCCCTCATCTTGGCCTTTTACTCGTTTCAAACCCTGCCGGTCAATTACGCTGGGGTGCTCCTGATCCTTCTGGCCGTCGTGCTCTTTATCGCAGAGATCAAGGTGACCAGTTATGGTTTCCTCTCATTGGGGGGGCTGTCATCTTTGGTGTTGGGTTCCATCATGCTCTTTGACGATGTCAAGGTATCCTTGACATATCTGATTCCCACCGTGGCCCTCATAGGGGGATTTTTCGTGTTGGCCTCCACCCTGGCCTTCCGCGCCCAGTTCTCCAAACCGAAGAGCGGGAAGGAAGGGCTCATCGGGGAGGTAGGGATCGTGAAAAAAAGGATCGACCCCGAGGGATTAGTGTTTGTCCATGGGGAATACTGGCGGGCGGCCAGCAGGGATCCCATCGAATCGGGGAAAAAGGTGATCGTGGAGGGAATGGAAGGCCTGGTGCTGGAGGTAAAGGAGATCGGAGAGGAAAATTTCTCCCGGGGGCCTTCCAAGAGCGGGAGAAGCTGA
- a CDS encoding slipin family protein, with product MPFLVFIIVLVVLFLWSAIKILKEYERGVIFRLGRVIRTKGPGLIILIPIIDKMVKVSLRLVAMDVPPQDVITRDNVSIKVNAVIYFRVMDPTKATIEVENYLFATSQLAQTTLRSVCGQVELDDLLSEREKINTELQSILDHHTDPWGIKVTTVEVKHIDLPQEMQRAMAKQAEAERERRAKVINAEGEYQAADRLAQAAGIIQKYPEALQLRYLQTLREIASENNSTTLFPIPIDLLAPFIKKSEGKA from the coding sequence ATGCCTTTTTTGGTGTTTATTATCGTACTCGTTGTCCTGTTCCTCTGGTCGGCGATCAAGATCCTCAAGGAATATGAACGGGGAGTGATCTTCAGGCTGGGACGTGTCATCAGGACCAAGGGACCGGGGCTCATCATTCTCATCCCCATCATTGATAAGATGGTCAAGGTCAGCCTGCGCCTGGTGGCCATGGATGTCCCCCCGCAGGACGTCATTACACGGGACAACGTCTCCATCAAGGTCAACGCAGTGATTTATTTCCGGGTCATGGATCCGACCAAGGCCACCATCGAGGTGGAAAACTACCTCTTTGCTACTTCCCAGCTGGCTCAGACCACCCTTCGAAGCGTTTGCGGACAGGTGGAACTGGATGATTTGCTCTCCGAAAGAGAGAAGATCAACACAGAACTTCAAAGCATCCTTGACCACCATACGGATCCTTGGGGGATCAAGGTGACCACTGTGGAGGTCAAGCACATCGATCTTCCCCAGGAGATGCAGCGGGCCATGGCCAAGCAGGCCGAGGCGGAAAGAGAGAGAAGGGCCAAGGTGATAAACGCCGAGGGGGAATATCAGGCGGCGGACCGTCTGGCTCAGGCCGCGGGAATCATCCAAAAATATCCCGAGGCCTTGCAGTTGAGGTATCTGCAGACTTTAAGGGAAATCGCCTCTGAGAACAATTCGACGACCCTGTTCCCCATTCCCATAGATCTTCTCGCCCCGTTTATCAAAAAAAGTGAGGGGAAAGCTTAG
- a CDS encoding transcription termination factor Rho, with translation MTAKELREVALGIPGITGVHAMKKEELLAAIKEARGIADEEPKKKKKTKSTKEIDVRLLKKKISSLREEKRALPSSSRKERDILRRRINRLKKQTRKAV, from the coding sequence ATGACCGCCAAGGAACTTCGGGAAGTGGCCCTCGGAATCCCGGGCATTACCGGGGTCCACGCCATGAAAAAAGAAGAACTTCTTGCCGCCATCAAGGAAGCCAGAGGAATTGCGGACGAAGAACCGAAGAAAAAAAAGAAGACAAAATCGACTAAAGAGATCGACGTCCGCCTTTTAAAAAAGAAAATCTCCAGTCTCCGGGAAGAAAAACGCGCGCTTCCCTCGTCTTCCCGAAAGGAACGCGATATCTTACGAAGACGGATCAACCGCCTTAAAAAGCAGACCCGAAAAGCAGTCTGA
- the ispD gene encoding 2-C-methyl-D-erythritol 4-phosphate cytidylyltransferase: MRASLGLLFSRSLGGLGGDPFVVKEKLITPFNAVGVVTAAGAGVRMGSDLAKQFLELQGKPILTHTLEKFQSCPDIREIIVVVPEGSVDFCLDQVVKPYGLSKVSEIVVGGERRQDSVRMGIEATRGDFDLVAVHDGVRPFVTPELISRIVAAAAQYGAATAGLRARETVKEVDGEGWVIRTHDRRRLWMIQTPQVFRYRDIVSAHRRAQREGWEDLTDDALLMERMGIPVKVIEGSEENIKITTPKDLLLGRFFVEAGTGFPQGGMGDSNGHASENRYKGKQTGPCPE; this comes from the coding sequence GTGAGGGCTTCACTGGGCCTGCTTTTTTCCCGCTCCCTGGGCGGGCTCGGTGGAGACCCTTTCGTGGTGAAGGAAAAGCTTATCACCCCATTCAACGCAGTAGGCGTGGTCACGGCCGCCGGCGCAGGTGTGCGGATGGGGAGTGACCTGGCCAAGCAGTTTTTGGAACTCCAGGGGAAACCCATCCTGACCCATACCCTCGAGAAGTTCCAGTCCTGCCCCGACATCCGGGAAATCATCGTAGTGGTTCCCGAGGGAAGCGTGGACTTTTGCCTGGATCAAGTCGTAAAGCCTTACGGCCTGAGCAAGGTCTCGGAAATCGTTGTGGGGGGCGAGAGGCGGCAGGATTCGGTGCGCATGGGGATCGAGGCCACCCGGGGAGACTTTGATCTGGTGGCTGTCCATGACGGCGTCCGTCCCTTCGTTACCCCCGAATTGATATCCCGTATCGTGGCGGCCGCAGCGCAATACGGGGCCGCCACGGCAGGACTGCGGGCCAGGGAAACTGTAAAGGAGGTGGACGGGGAGGGATGGGTTATTAGGACCCATGATCGAAGGCGTTTATGGATGATTCAGACTCCCCAGGTCTTTCGATACCGGGACATTGTTTCGGCCCATCGCCGGGCCCAGCGGGAAGGATGGGAGGACTTGACAGACGACGCCTTGCTCATGGAGCGGATGGGGATTCCCGTCAAAGTTATCGAAGGATCAGAGGAGAATATCAAGATTACCACTCCGAAAGACTTGCTGCTGGGGAGGTTTTTTGTGGAGGCGGGAACCGGCTTTCCCCAGGGGGGCATGGGAGACTCCAATGGGCATGCATCTGAGAATCGGTACAAGGGGAAGCAGACTGGCCCTTGCCCAGAGTGA
- the hemC gene encoding hydroxymethylbilane synthase — translation MGMHLRIGTRGSRLALAQSEWVKEQIQLRHPDLRVSLVKIKTKGDKILDSPLSKIGGKGLFVKEIEAALLRGEVDLAVHSIKDVPADLPEGLDISIFPEREDPRDVLVSPNCRTLSDLPEGASVGTGSLRRAAQILHLRPDLRIVSIRGNVDTRLKKLREQNLGALVLAAAGLRRLGLKENIMEYLDPEKILPAIGQGALGLELRREDTRVREQVEFLNHRETELCVRTERAFLKTLGGGCQVPIAGYARYENGKIELSGMVAELDGSGIIRDRLDGNGSDPEKIGITLAKRLLASGAERILAELIPDE, via the coding sequence ATGGGCATGCATCTGAGAATCGGTACAAGGGGAAGCAGACTGGCCCTTGCCCAGAGTGAATGGGTGAAGGAACAGATCCAGCTTCGCCATCCCGACCTCCGGGTATCTCTCGTCAAGATCAAGACCAAGGGCGACAAAATCCTGGATTCCCCCTTAAGCAAGATAGGGGGGAAAGGCCTCTTTGTGAAGGAAATCGAGGCGGCTCTGCTCCGGGGTGAGGTGGATCTGGCGGTCCATAGCATAAAAGACGTCCCGGCCGACCTGCCGGAAGGGCTCGATATTTCCATTTTCCCGGAAAGGGAAGATCCCCGGGACGTCCTCGTCTCACCGAATTGCCGCACCTTGTCCGATTTGCCCGAAGGAGCCTCGGTGGGGACCGGGAGCCTGAGACGCGCCGCCCAGATTCTTCATTTGCGGCCCGATCTCCGGATCGTTTCAATAAGGGGTAATGTGGACACCCGCTTGAAGAAACTCCGGGAGCAAAATTTGGGCGCCCTGGTACTTGCAGCGGCGGGCCTAAGGCGGTTGGGGCTCAAGGAGAACATAATGGAATACCTTGATCCCGAAAAAATCCTTCCGGCTATCGGACAGGGGGCCCTCGGCCTGGAGCTGCGGCGCGAGGATACCCGGGTTAGGGAACAGGTCGAATTCCTGAACCACCGGGAAACGGAACTCTGTGTCAGGACGGAAAGGGCCTTTCTGAAGACACTGGGTGGTGGATGCCAGGTGCCCATCGCGGGTTATGCCAGGTACGAAAACGGGAAAATCGAATTAAGCGGCATGGTGGCGGAATTGGACGGTAGCGGGATCATTCGGGATCGGTTGGACGGTAACGGCTCAGACCCTGAAAAGATCGGAATCACCCTCGCAAAACGGCTCCTGGCATCGGGGGCTGAGCGGATACTGGCGGAATTAATCCCAGACGAATAA
- the cobA gene encoding uroporphyrinogen-III C-methyltransferase, which translates to MGKKGKVYLVGAGPGDPGLLTLRAKECIEKADVLVYDYLANEVFLEYGRPEAERVYVGKRGGCHTLSQEEINRLIISKAREGLSVVRLKGGDPFIFGRGGEEAQELERAGVPFEIVPGVTSAIAVPAYAGIPLTHRDYVSTVAFVTGHEDPGKASSGIAWDKLATGAGTLVVLMGVGNLARIIQNIVACGRSPETPVAIIQKGTSPAQRTVVGTLEDITERAHQAGLKPPAVIVVGEVVTLRGELNWFETLPLFGKRILVTRARNQASDFLARLRELGAECIEFPTIEIAPPKSWRSLDRAVRSLGDYDWVVFTSVNGVRVFFERLPALGLDVRVLGGIRIGAIGPKTASALESRGIHPDIVPGEYRAEALVEAFGKKKNTRLRILLPRAAQARDVFPRELEKMGALVDVVEAYRTVKPQTEKTRVMKMLEGGEIHMITFTSSSTVKNFLDMFSEDEVQRLHQWMEGVHVACIGPITADTAGALGFKVTLVSHEYTIEGLTEAILKFYRRNQT; encoded by the coding sequence ATGGGAAAAAAAGGAAAGGTCTACCTCGTGGGTGCAGGTCCCGGTGATCCGGGTCTCTTGACCTTGAGGGCGAAGGAGTGCATCGAAAAGGCGGATGTTCTGGTTTACGACTATCTGGCCAATGAGGTGTTTCTCGAATACGGGCGGCCTGAAGCCGAACGGGTCTATGTCGGGAAGAGAGGAGGGTGTCATACCCTGAGCCAGGAGGAGATCAACCGACTCATCATCTCAAAGGCCAGGGAAGGCCTCTCCGTTGTAAGGCTTAAAGGGGGAGATCCCTTTATTTTCGGCCGGGGCGGGGAAGAGGCCCAGGAGCTGGAGAGAGCCGGGGTCCCATTTGAAATCGTCCCGGGAGTGACCTCGGCCATAGCCGTTCCCGCCTATGCGGGAATTCCACTGACCCACAGGGATTATGTATCCACGGTCGCATTTGTCACCGGACACGAGGATCCAGGAAAGGCCTCCTCGGGTATTGCATGGGACAAGCTGGCCACCGGGGCCGGAACCCTGGTCGTGCTCATGGGCGTGGGAAACTTGGCACGCATCATCCAAAACATCGTTGCCTGTGGCAGGTCGCCTGAAACACCGGTGGCAATCATCCAAAAGGGTACTTCCCCTGCCCAGAGGACCGTTGTGGGCACATTGGAGGACATTACGGAAAGGGCCCATCAGGCGGGTTTGAAACCCCCCGCCGTGATCGTGGTTGGAGAAGTCGTTACCCTGAGGGGGGAACTCAACTGGTTCGAAACCCTCCCCCTCTTCGGCAAGCGCATTCTGGTGACCCGGGCCCGCAACCAGGCAAGCGATTTCCTGGCGCGCTTGAGGGAGTTGGGGGCCGAATGCATCGAATTCCCTACCATAGAAATCGCCCCTCCAAAGAGCTGGAGATCACTGGACAGGGCCGTCCGATCCCTGGGAGATTACGACTGGGTGGTATTTACCAGCGTTAACGGCGTCAGGGTTTTCTTTGAGCGGTTACCCGCCCTTGGTCTTGATGTCAGGGTACTCGGGGGAATCCGGATCGGGGCGATCGGACCGAAGACCGCAAGTGCGCTGGAATCAAGGGGAATACACCCCGACATCGTTCCGGGAGAATACCGGGCGGAAGCCCTGGTGGAGGCCTTTGGAAAGAAGAAGAACACCCGACTTCGGATCCTGCTTCCAAGGGCGGCCCAGGCCAGGGATGTCTTCCCCAGGGAACTGGAGAAGATGGGCGCGCTCGTGGATGTTGTGGAGGCATACCGAACGGTGAAGCCCCAAACGGAAAAGACCCGAGTGATGAAGATGCTGGAGGGAGGGGAGATCCACATGATCACCTTCACCAGCTCATCCACTGTAAAGAATTTTTTAGACATGTTCAGTGAGGATGAGGTTCAACGGCTCCACCAGTGGATGGAAGGAGTCCATGTGGCCTGTATCGGGCCCATTACGGCTGATACGGCCGGCGCTTTGGGGTTCAAGGTCACCCTGGTGTCTCATGAATACACGATTGAGGGTCTCACCGAAGCGATCTTGAAATTCTACCGTAGAAATCAAACCTGA
- a CDS encoding GNAT family N-acetyltransferase — translation MDTKTTTRPCVVSRDKFGEPFELKFGTGEDIIGLMEMYDDFSPRPASQGLPPEDSETRRSWVENVFTTGMNFLACREGKVLGHAALIPDPGGRSAEFIIFVHQDYRNLGIGTALARRSLEEASRMGYESVWLTVANTNYIAIKLYRKLGFQICEMDACERTMEIGTR, via the coding sequence GTGGATACGAAAACCACCACCCGTCCATGTGTCGTTTCAAGGGATAAATTTGGCGAACCTTTCGAGTTAAAGTTCGGGACGGGGGAGGATATAATCGGTCTGATGGAGATGTACGATGATTTTTCACCACGCCCTGCCTCCCAGGGACTTCCACCGGAAGATTCTGAAACCCGCCGTAGCTGGGTGGAAAATGTTTTTACCACGGGCATGAATTTCCTCGCCTGTCGGGAGGGAAAGGTGCTTGGCCATGCCGCCCTGATTCCCGATCCAGGCGGGAGATCGGCGGAATTCATCATATTCGTCCACCAGGATTACAGGAACCTAGGTATTGGGACGGCTCTGGCCCGCCGAAGTCTCGAAGAGGCGTCTCGGATGGGCTATGAGTCTGTCTGGTTGACGGTCGCAAACACCAACTATATCGCCATCAAACTATACCGCAAGCTCGGTTTTCAGATTTGCGAAATGGACGCCTGTGAAAGGACGATGGAGATCGGGACCCGTTAG